A portion of the Oreochromis niloticus isolate F11D_XX linkage group LG10, O_niloticus_UMD_NMBU, whole genome shotgun sequence genome contains these proteins:
- the LOC102079468 gene encoding rho GTPase-activating protein 24 isoform X2, translating into MKLGADRRRKLTSLQKNSSLPCEVCASHLQSKQECCSMGLSCFKSWKHDSTGHKGNRDVLASPGSYFFLSNSAGQGDEWLKSLNKGVWIPFTGVFGQRLEETVLYERRYGVRLVPLVVEQCVTFIRERGLHEVGLFRQPGRASLVKELQEAFDSGERPSFDSNTDVHTVASLLKLYLRQLPEPLVPYSHYQDFLLCGQKLSSDRTLGLRELRILLHELPVANFNLLNFICQFLNEVHSYSCTNKMGVQNLATVFGPNILRAKAEDPQSIVGGAALVQVLMLELIREHESLFAKVPPPIYARPSRSSHGSPSALKQPHLHPLPCPRQLSLPLIAERFRETGQAAADAESSSCAFSAAAKSDLSSGPKRHLGHRYTSSHPGNCFYPTPSSSQPIQHHSDRHNVDCHQHNAHQIAPTANVQASETSFQVPENSKPRPELMGWTKVWPGPGEASSAFWSSAGAEEEGAVPETASGGSSEGQEESTPSAYDNLSRVSLHPPMMEVTDRHLKMNSSGGHIGTGKDEAELEEVEHTRDSSSWSSCEVLPLDESSDDVGVVSPVRNGGLPSNQEAEKENSDKDDQEGSNEDDDENSDDHIHHPNSPASGSVRSGSPLSTGSSDVFLPSGSPDLQGAEDHLQPRDTHSLLAELRQRMAQQKSEYQTRIQRLERCNDVLERQVAVLRASLEQQKRSQSVAEIKIRKMAQAKADADRRNTKLQRDMELFFQMYGDIRRSEEDKKGRVGGSI; encoded by the exons ATGAAACTGGGTGCTGATAGGAGGAGGAAGC TTACTAGTCTTCAAAAAAATTCCTCATTGCCGTGTGAAGTTTGTGCTTCGCATCTACAATCAAAGCAGGAGTGCTGCAGCATGGGACTCAGCTGCTTCAAGTCCTGGAAGCACGACAGTACGGGCCACAAAG gtAACAGAGATGTGTTGGCCAGCCCAGGCTCCTATTTCTTTTTATCCAACAGCGCCGGTCAGGGTGACGAGTGGCTGAAGAGCCTTAACAAGGGAGTCTGGATCCCTTTCACAG GGGTCTTTGGTCAGCGCCTGGAGGAAACGGTGCTGTATGAACGACGTTATGGGGTGCGTTTGGTTCCTCTGGTGGTGGAGCAATGCGTGACCTTCATTCGAGAGCGAGGCCTGCATGAAGTGGGCTTGTTTCGCCAGCCTGGACGGGCCAGTTTAGTCAAAGAGCTGCAGGAGGCTTTCGATTCAGGAGAGAGGCCATCCTTCGATAG TAACACAGACGTCCACACGGTGGCATCACTGCTGAAGCTCTACCTCAGACAGCTGCCTGAACCGCTGGTTCCTTACAGCCACTACCAGGACTTCCTGCTCTGTGGCCAAAAGCTGTCAAGTGACCGCACACTG GGTTTGAGGGAGTTAAGAATTCTTCTTCATGAGTTACCAGTTGCAAACTTCAACCTGCTCAACTTTATCTGCCA gTTTCTGAATGAGGTCCACAGTTACTCCTGCACCAACAAGATGGGCGTCCAGAATTTGGCCACCGTGTTTGGACCAAACATCCTCCGAGCCAAAGCTGAAGACCCACAAAGCATTGTGGGAG GTGCAGCGCTGGTTCAGGTGTTAATGTTAGAGCTGATCAGAGAACACGAGTCTCTGTTTGCAAAAGTTCCTCCACCCATCTACGCCCGCCCATCTAGAAGTTCACATGGATCTCCAAGTGCTCTGAAGCAGCCTCATCTCCACCCGTTGCCCTGCCCTCGCCAGCTGTCTTTGCCTCTCATAGCGGAGCGTTTCAGGGAGACAGGACAGGCTGCTGCAGACGCAGAGAGCTCCAG CTGTGCCTTCTCAGCTGCTGCCAAATCAGACTTGTCTTCCGGTCCGAAAAGACATCTCGGACATCGCTACACCTCTTCCCACCCAGGGAACTGTTTCTACCCCACGCCCTCCTCCAGTCAGCCCATACAGCACCACTCTGATAGACATAACGTCGACTGTCACCAGCATAACGCTCACCAAATAGCACCCACTGCAAATGTTCAAGCCTCTGAAACCAGCTTCCAGGTGCCAGAAAATTCTAAGCCCAGACCAGAGCTCATGGGCTGGACCAAAGTTTGGCCAGGCCCAGGAGAGGCCAGCTCTGCTTTCTGGAGCTCTGCTGGTGCTGAGGAAGAGGGTGCAGTGCCAGAAACAGCCAGTGGGGGCAGCAGTGAGGGTCAGGAGGAGAGCACCCCTTCCGCCTATGACAATCTGAGCAGAGTGTCTCTACACCCACCGATGATGGAGGTCACTGATAGACATTTGAAAATGAACTCTTCCGGAGGCCATATTGGAACTGGTAAAGATGAGGCAGAGCTTGAAGAAGTGGAGCACACGAGGGATTCCTCTTCATGGTCTTCCTGTGAGGTTTTACCATTGGATGAAAGCAGTGATGATGTCGGTGTAGTTAGTCCAGTCAGAAATGGAGGGTTGCCTTCAAATCAGGAagcagagaaggaaaacagtgaCAAAGACGATCAAGAAGGTAGCAAcgaggatgatgatgaaaacAGTGACGACCACATCCACCACCCAAACTCTCCAGCCTCGGGTTCAGTACGCAGTGGCAGCCCTCTTAGTACAGGCAGCTCAGATGTCTTCCTTCCCTCGGGTTCTCCTGATCTCCAGGGGGCTGAAGATCATCTACAACCCAGGGACACCCACTCACTCCTGGCAGAGCTGCGGCAAAGGATGGCCCAGCAGAAGTCTGAGTACCAGACCCGGATACAGAG GTTGGAGCGCTGCAATGACGTCCTTGAGAGGCAGGTTGCAGTCCTGCGGGCCAGCCTGGAGCAGCAGAAGCGCAGCCAAAGTGTTGCTGAAATCAAGATTCGTAAGATGGCGCAAGCCAAAGCAGACGCCGACCGCCGAAACACCAAACTGCAGAGAGACATGGAGCTGTTTTTCCAGATGTATGGAGATATCAGGAGAAGTGAAGAAGACAAAAAAGGGAGAGTTGGAGGGAGTATCTGA
- the LOC102079468 gene encoding rho GTPase-activating protein 24 isoform X1, whose product MQLHSQKCSHSVTSLQKNSSLPCEVCASHLQSKQECCSMGLSCFKSWKHDSTGHKGNRDVLASPGSYFFLSNSAGQGDEWLKSLNKGVWIPFTGVFGQRLEETVLYERRYGVRLVPLVVEQCVTFIRERGLHEVGLFRQPGRASLVKELQEAFDSGERPSFDSNTDVHTVASLLKLYLRQLPEPLVPYSHYQDFLLCGQKLSSDRTLGLRELRILLHELPVANFNLLNFICQFLNEVHSYSCTNKMGVQNLATVFGPNILRAKAEDPQSIVGGAALVQVLMLELIREHESLFAKVPPPIYARPSRSSHGSPSALKQPHLHPLPCPRQLSLPLIAERFRETGQAAADAESSSCAFSAAAKSDLSSGPKRHLGHRYTSSHPGNCFYPTPSSSQPIQHHSDRHNVDCHQHNAHQIAPTANVQASETSFQVPENSKPRPELMGWTKVWPGPGEASSAFWSSAGAEEEGAVPETASGGSSEGQEESTPSAYDNLSRVSLHPPMMEVTDRHLKMNSSGGHIGTGKDEAELEEVEHTRDSSSWSSCEVLPLDESSDDVGVVSPVRNGGLPSNQEAEKENSDKDDQEGSNEDDDENSDDHIHHPNSPASGSVRSGSPLSTGSSDVFLPSGSPDLQGAEDHLQPRDTHSLLAELRQRMAQQKSEYQTRIQRLERCNDVLERQVAVLRASLEQQKRSQSVAEIKIRKMAQAKADADRRNTKLQRDMELFFQMYGDIRRSEEDKKGRVGGSI is encoded by the exons atgcaaCTGCACTCTCAAAAATGCTCACATTCAGTTACTAGTCTTCAAAAAAATTCCTCATTGCCGTGTGAAGTTTGTGCTTCGCATCTACAATCAAAGCAGGAGTGCTGCAGCATGGGACTCAGCTGCTTCAAGTCCTGGAAGCACGACAGTACGGGCCACAAAG gtAACAGAGATGTGTTGGCCAGCCCAGGCTCCTATTTCTTTTTATCCAACAGCGCCGGTCAGGGTGACGAGTGGCTGAAGAGCCTTAACAAGGGAGTCTGGATCCCTTTCACAG GGGTCTTTGGTCAGCGCCTGGAGGAAACGGTGCTGTATGAACGACGTTATGGGGTGCGTTTGGTTCCTCTGGTGGTGGAGCAATGCGTGACCTTCATTCGAGAGCGAGGCCTGCATGAAGTGGGCTTGTTTCGCCAGCCTGGACGGGCCAGTTTAGTCAAAGAGCTGCAGGAGGCTTTCGATTCAGGAGAGAGGCCATCCTTCGATAG TAACACAGACGTCCACACGGTGGCATCACTGCTGAAGCTCTACCTCAGACAGCTGCCTGAACCGCTGGTTCCTTACAGCCACTACCAGGACTTCCTGCTCTGTGGCCAAAAGCTGTCAAGTGACCGCACACTG GGTTTGAGGGAGTTAAGAATTCTTCTTCATGAGTTACCAGTTGCAAACTTCAACCTGCTCAACTTTATCTGCCA gTTTCTGAATGAGGTCCACAGTTACTCCTGCACCAACAAGATGGGCGTCCAGAATTTGGCCACCGTGTTTGGACCAAACATCCTCCGAGCCAAAGCTGAAGACCCACAAAGCATTGTGGGAG GTGCAGCGCTGGTTCAGGTGTTAATGTTAGAGCTGATCAGAGAACACGAGTCTCTGTTTGCAAAAGTTCCTCCACCCATCTACGCCCGCCCATCTAGAAGTTCACATGGATCTCCAAGTGCTCTGAAGCAGCCTCATCTCCACCCGTTGCCCTGCCCTCGCCAGCTGTCTTTGCCTCTCATAGCGGAGCGTTTCAGGGAGACAGGACAGGCTGCTGCAGACGCAGAGAGCTCCAG CTGTGCCTTCTCAGCTGCTGCCAAATCAGACTTGTCTTCCGGTCCGAAAAGACATCTCGGACATCGCTACACCTCTTCCCACCCAGGGAACTGTTTCTACCCCACGCCCTCCTCCAGTCAGCCCATACAGCACCACTCTGATAGACATAACGTCGACTGTCACCAGCATAACGCTCACCAAATAGCACCCACTGCAAATGTTCAAGCCTCTGAAACCAGCTTCCAGGTGCCAGAAAATTCTAAGCCCAGACCAGAGCTCATGGGCTGGACCAAAGTTTGGCCAGGCCCAGGAGAGGCCAGCTCTGCTTTCTGGAGCTCTGCTGGTGCTGAGGAAGAGGGTGCAGTGCCAGAAACAGCCAGTGGGGGCAGCAGTGAGGGTCAGGAGGAGAGCACCCCTTCCGCCTATGACAATCTGAGCAGAGTGTCTCTACACCCACCGATGATGGAGGTCACTGATAGACATTTGAAAATGAACTCTTCCGGAGGCCATATTGGAACTGGTAAAGATGAGGCAGAGCTTGAAGAAGTGGAGCACACGAGGGATTCCTCTTCATGGTCTTCCTGTGAGGTTTTACCATTGGATGAAAGCAGTGATGATGTCGGTGTAGTTAGTCCAGTCAGAAATGGAGGGTTGCCTTCAAATCAGGAagcagagaaggaaaacagtgaCAAAGACGATCAAGAAGGTAGCAAcgaggatgatgatgaaaacAGTGACGACCACATCCACCACCCAAACTCTCCAGCCTCGGGTTCAGTACGCAGTGGCAGCCCTCTTAGTACAGGCAGCTCAGATGTCTTCCTTCCCTCGGGTTCTCCTGATCTCCAGGGGGCTGAAGATCATCTACAACCCAGGGACACCCACTCACTCCTGGCAGAGCTGCGGCAAAGGATGGCCCAGCAGAAGTCTGAGTACCAGACCCGGATACAGAG GTTGGAGCGCTGCAATGACGTCCTTGAGAGGCAGGTTGCAGTCCTGCGGGCCAGCCTGGAGCAGCAGAAGCGCAGCCAAAGTGTTGCTGAAATCAAGATTCGTAAGATGGCGCAAGCCAAAGCAGACGCCGACCGCCGAAACACCAAACTGCAGAGAGACATGGAGCTGTTTTTCCAGATGTATGGAGATATCAGGAGAAGTGAAGAAGACAAAAAAGGGAGAGTTGGAGGGAGTATCTGA
- the gpr119 gene encoding glucose-dependent insulinotropic receptor, producing the protein MGMILSVASSLIISTNLLVAAALLKLLLKKCSQSWCFVLNLALADSLVGVAITGLATEDLSRNVSLADRPSNTTPSTAQDKTRCLLRMAFVISPCIASIMSMFLISLDRYAAIKTPLRYSLLSGKGTAAGALLVLWIISLTMGFMPVMVRQLQVEANYDGFCAFFSVIHNVAIVIFLSVVFFPVLAIFIYIYLDILKIASSHQKQICRVRQASSWNGDHHSQHSQHQPHHSYLRISYWSHVKALRTVAVLVGCFLVLWCPFFVVSIVHILCKSCDLKAVIENHIWLLGLSNSLINPVVYAIWQREVRLQLVAMFSCITGSSLAARPPAVTERSNPQPNVQTQASASRRDTLNPALLHPITNYEAQAGPQTATTSL; encoded by the exons ATGGGTATGATCCTCAGCGTCGCCTCTTCCCTCATCATCTCCACAAACCTGCTCGTGGCAGCTGCTTTACTTAAGCTACTCCTCAAGAAATGCAGCCAGAGCTGGTGCTTTGTCCTCAACTTGGCACTCGCCGACAGTCTGGTTGGCGTAGCCATCACTGGCCTGGCCACAGAAGACCTCAGCAGGAATGTCAGTCTCGCTGATCGTCCTTCAAACACTACGCCTTCCACTGCCCAGGACAAGACCCGCTGCCTGCTGCGAATGGCATTTGTGATATCACCCTGCATAGCATCCATCATGTCCATGTTTCTCATCTCACTGGACCGCTATGCTGCCATCAAGACACCCCTGCGATACTCACTGCTGTCTGGGAAGGGGACGGCAGCTGGAGccttgctggttctgtggatcATTTCACTCACCATGGGATTTATGCCAG TTATGGTGCGGCAGCTGCAGGTGGAGGCAAACTATGATGGCTTCTGTGCCTTCTTCTCTGTGATTCACAATGTGGCCATCGTCATTTTCCTCAGCGTGGTCTTTTTCCCAGTGCTCGCCATCTTCATCTACATCTACCTGGATATCCTGAAGATCGCCAGCAGCCACCAGAAGCAGATCTGCCGTGTTAGGCAAGCAAGCTCCTGGAACGGTGACCACCACAGTCAGCATAGCCAGCATCAGCCTCACCATTCATATCTGAGGATCAGTTACTGGAGTCACGTCAAGGCCCTGAGGACGGTGGCAGTGCTCGTGGGCTGCTTCTTAGTCCTCTGGTGCCCCTTCTTTGTGGTGTCCATAGTGCACATTCTTTGTAAAAGCTGTGATCTCAAAGCTGTGATTGAGAATCATATATGGCTGCTGGGACTCTCCAACTCACTAATCAACCCTGTAGTGTATGCCATTTGGCAAAGGGAGGTGCGGCTGCAGTTGGTAGCCATGTTTTCCTGCATTACAGGCAGCTCACTGGCAGCCAGACCACCAGCTGTCACAGAAAGAAGCAACCCACAACCAAATGTGCAGACTCAAGCCTCTGCTTCTAGAAGAGATACACTAAACCCTGCACTCTTGCATCCAATCACCAATTATGAAGCTCAAGCAGGACCACAAACGGCCACAACAAGTCTGTGA
- the LOC100703371 gene encoding dual specificity protein kinase CLK1-like, translating into MGRKDDNSEYWRDGDDSKPDLQTDSKTGSFNQCIHRTTSETHNLADDTAGSANDDEVEEGQRGKSCEDDEEGHLAYHIGLVMKERYEVVSALGEGAFGKVVKCIDREKDEHVAVKIVRNIECFCEVARSEIAVLEEINRLDDDNRFACVRMLDWFEHEGHVCIVFELLGLSIFEFLRQNEFLPFSVEQIRRMAFQIFKAVCFLHRNKLTHTDLKPENILFVRSDYDLEYNEDLECEEKRLRSLDLKVVDFGNTTFDHEPHESLVSTRYYRAPEVILGLGWNQSCDVWSLGCVIMEFYLGRALFPTHDSKEHLAMMEKVLGPIPPHLLKQTRKKHYVHSECLNWDDEYIRKHCRPLKLYMQMQNEEERQLFDLLSCMLEYDVSRRITLEEALWHPFFSPLRT; encoded by the exons ATGGGCAGAAAGGACGACAACTCTGAGTACTGGAGAG ATGGCGATGACTCCAAACCTGATTTACAAACGGACTCAAAGACTGGAAGTTTCAATCAGTGCATCCACCGCACCACCTCAGAAACTCATAACTTG GCTGATGACACTGCTGGCAGCGCCAATGATGATGAAGTGGAGGAGGGTCAGAGGGGAAAGAGctgtgaggatgatgaagaGGGCCACCTGGCCTATCACATCGGCCTCGTAATGAAAGAAAGAT ATGAAGTTGTCTCTGCACTGGGAGAAGGAGCATTTGGAAAAGTAGTGAAGTGTATAGACAGAGAGAA AGATGAGCATGTAGCTGTGAAGATAGTGAGGAACATTGAGTGTTTCTGTGAAGTAGCGAGGTCTGAGATCGCCGTGCTGGAGGAAATCAACCGCCTGGATGATGATAACAGATT TGCCTGCGTGAGGATGCTGGACTGGTTCGAGCATGAAGGACACGTCTGCATCGTGTTCGAGCTGCTCGGCCTCAGTATCTTTGAGTTTCTCCGACAGAATGAGTTCCTGCCGTTCAGCGTGGAGCAGATTAGACGCATGGCCTTCCAGATCTTCAAAGCTGTGTGCT tTCTGCACCGTAACAAACTgacccacacagacctgaagcCAGAGAACATCCTGTTTGTGCGCTCTGACTATGACCTGGAGTATAATGAGGACCTG GAGTGTGAGGAAAAGAGGCTGAGGAGTCTTGATTTGAAGGTTGTGGACTTTGGCAATACCACATTTGACCACGAACCCCATGAATCCCTGGTTTCAACGCGTTACTACCGAGCTCCAGAAGTCATACTTG GTCTGGGCTGGAACCAGTCATGTGACGTTTGGAGTCTGGGCTGTGTTATTATGGAGTTTTACCTAGGACGTGCACTCTTCccg ACCCATGACAGTAAAGAACATCTGGCCATGATGGAGAAAGTCCTCGGACCGATCCCCCCACATCTGCTCAAACAGACCAG GAAGAAGCATTATGTGCACAGCGAGTGTCTGAACTGGGACGATGAATACATCAGGAAACACTGTCGACCTCTCAAG CTGTACATGCAGATGCAGAACGAGGAGGAGAGGCAGTTGTTCGATCTGCTCAGCTGCATGTTGGAATATGACGTCTCCAGACGGATCACCCTGGAGGAGGCACTGTGGCACCCGTTCTTCAGCCCACTGAGGAcgtag